One Spinacia oleracea cultivar Varoflay chromosome 4, BTI_SOV_V1, whole genome shotgun sequence DNA segment encodes these proteins:
- the LOC110775824 gene encoding uncharacterized protein, whose protein sequence is MGSEQEKKEYADFMEKVKRTVYLDNLSPQVTDAVIKTAFDQYGTAISIHFIQNHIEPNYIGKCALVELENAKQAKSILEVLSSYPFMMSGMPRPVRGRPAVPEMFDDRPPKPGRKIQVYWVDPKDPQFEVAQKLKNLVKQHVAEQTFLQKKQLEEEEKLSKQQAEALKGHYQKYEMIDSTLGDGTSKRLSKCYGVNLNDD, encoded by the exons ATGGGAAGTGAACAAGAGAAGAAGGAATATGCTGACTTTATGGAGAAGGTGAAGCGGACGGTGTACCTTGATAATCTCTCACCCCAGGTTACTGATGCAGTCATCAAAACTGCATTTGATCAGTATGGTACGGCGATCAGCATTCATTTCATACAGAATCACATCGAGCCAAACTACATTGGAAAGTGTGCCCTTGTTGAGTTGGAAAATGCAAAGCAAGCAAAATCAATTCTTGAGGTGTTGTCTTCGTATCCATTTATGATGTCTGGAATGCCACGACCAGTGAGGGGTCGTCCTGCAGTTCCAGAAATGTTCGATGATCGTCCGCCTAAGCCTGGTAGGAAGATACAAGTGTATTGGGTGGACCCAAAAGATCCTCAATTTGAGGTGGCTCAGAAGCTGAAGAACCTGGTAAAGCAACATGTAGCTGAACAGACCTTCCTGCAAAAG AAGCAGTTGGAGGAGGAAGAGAAGCTTTCAAAGCAGCAAGCTGAGGCTCTTAAAGGGCATTATCAGAAGTACGAGATGATAGATTCTACATTAGGTGATGGAACCTCAAAGCGTCTATCTAAGTGCTACGGGGTAAATCTCAATGATGACTAA